The Mycolicibacterium mucogenicum DSM 44124 genomic sequence TTCGGCCGGGTTCAGGATGATGATGGCCTTGCCGTCGCGGGCGCCACCGATGTTGCGCACGCCGGCGCTGGTGGTCTTGGTGAACTCGTCGATGTTGGCCCGGGTGCCGGGGCCGGCCGAAGCCGACGACACCGACGCCACGATCTCGGCGTAGGGCACGCCGCCCTGCGCCTCGACCGCACGCGACACGGCGTAGACCATCGGGATGGTGGCCTGGCCACCGCAGGTGACCATGTTGACGTTCATCGAATCCAGGTGCGCCCGCAGGTTGGCCGGCGGGATGACGCCAGGGCCGACGGCAGCCGGGGTCAGGTCGATGGCGCGGATGCCGGCTTCCTCGTACCGCGGCGCGTATGCCTTGTGCACGTAGGCGCTGGTGGCCTCGAAGATGAAGTCCGGCTTCTCGCTCTGGGCCAGGAGCCAGTCCGCCCCGTCGGCGCTGGTCTCCAGACCCAGCTTGCGGGCGCGGGCCAGGCCCTCGCTATCCGGGTCGATACCGATCATCCAGCGCGGCTCGAGCCAGTCCGACCGCAGCAGCTTGTACAGCAGGTCAGTACTGATATTTCCCGAGCCGACGATCGCGACGCTCGCTTTGGACGGCATGCTCACTCCTCTACAGAAACTTTGGGTATTACGCGAAAGACAGGTGGACGGAACCCAATCCGGCGAATTCGGCGACGAAGTCGTCACCCGGCTTGGCATCGAACGCCCGCATGCAGGCCCCCGGCAGCACCACGTCGCCGGCCTTGAGACGCACGCCGAACTGGTCGACCTTGCGCGCCAGCCAGGCCACCGCCGTCACCGGGTTGCCGAGCACCGCGTCGCTGCGGCCCTCGCCCAGCACCTCGCCGTTGCACTTGAGCACGGCGTCGATGTTCCGAATGTCGATGTCCTTGGGCGACACCCGCTCCTTGCCGAGAACCCAGCCGGCCGAGGACGCGTTATCGGCGATGGTGTCGCACAACTTGACCTGCCAGTTGGTGATGCGGGTATCGATCAGCTCGATGGCCGGCGCGAACGCGGCGGTGGCGGCCAGCACGTCGTCCTCGGTGCAGCCGGCGCCGGGCAGATCGTCGGCCAGTACGAACCCGACCTCGACCTCGACCCGCGGCAACAGGTACTTCGAGGTCAGCACGGGCTTGTCCTCGAATACCTGCATGTCGTCGAGGAGGTGCCCGTAGTCGGGTTCATCCACATTCATCATTTTCTGCATGGCCTCGCTGGACAGACCAACCTTGTGTCCCACCACGCGGGCACCTTCCGCGACCCGCTGACGAATGTTGAGCAGCTGGATCTCGTACGCGTCGACGACGTCGATGTCGGCGTAGGTGTCGGTCATCGGCGACATCGCGACCCGGCTGCGCTCGGCTTGGGCCAGCGCGGCGGCGAGCTCGGCACGCACGTTGTCGGACAGCATTCGTGAATTCCCCTAACTTCATGGACCGGCGCAGTTGTCCACAGGCCGGGCAATTCTATAACGTGTTCTACATGACTGGACAGGAGTACGACGTTGTCGTCGTCGGCAGCGGTGCAGCCGGTATGGTCGCCGCCCTCACCGCAGCCCATCAGGGCCTTTCGACAGTAGTCGTAGAAAAGGCCCCACACTATGGAGGTTCCACTGCGCGGTCAGGTGGCGGCGTCTGGATCCCGAACAATGAGATTCTGCAGCGTGCGGGGGTCAAGGACACCCCGGAAGCGGCCCGCACCTACCTGCACAAGATCGTCGGCGACGTGGTGCCCGCAGAGAAGATCGACACCTACCTGCAGCGCGGCCCCGAGATGCTGTCCTTCGTTCTGAAGAACTCGCCACTGAAGCTGTGCTGGGTGCCGAACTACTCCGACTACTACCCCGAGGTCGAGGGCGGCCGCGCCGGCGGACGGTCCGTCGAGCCCAAGCCGTTCAACGCCAAGAAGCTCGGCGTCGACGAAAAGGGCCTGGAGCCGGCGTACGGCAAGGTCCCGCTCAACATGGTTGTGATGCAACAGGATTACGTCCGGCTCAACCAGCTCAAGCGCCACCCGCGCGGCGTGCTGCGCAGCCTCAAGGTCGGCATCCGCGCCACCTGGGCCGGCGCCACCGGCAAGAACCTGGTCGGTATGGGCCGCGCCCTGATCGCCCCGCTGCGCATCGGCCTGCAGAAGGCCGGCGTCCCGGTGCAGCTGAACACCGCGCTGACCGACCTGTACTACGAGAACGGCCGGGTCGCCGGCATCTACGTCCGTGACACCAACGCACCGGAAAGCGCTGAGCCGCAACTGATCCGGGCCCGCCGTGCGGTGATCCTGGGCAGCGGTGGCTTCGAGAAGAACCAAGAGATGCGCACCAAGTACCAGCGCCAGCCGATCACGACCGACTGGACCGTCGGCGCCAAGGCCAACACCGGCGACGGCATCCTGGCCGCCGAAAAGCTCGGCGCCGCACTGGAAATCATGGAAGACGCCTGGTGGGGCCCGACGGTGCCGCTGCCTGACAACCCGTGGTTCGCGCTGTCCGAGCGCAACTCCCCCGGCTCCATCATCGTGAACATGAACGGCAAGCGGTTCATGAACGAGTCCATGCCGTACGTCGAGGCCTGCCACCACATGTACGGCGGCCAGTACGGCCAGGGCGAGGGCCCGGGCGAGAACGTGCCGGCGTGGTTGCTCTTCGACCAGCAGTACCGCAACCGCTACATCTTCGCGGGTCTGCAGCCGGGACAACGCATTCCGAAGAAGTGGACCGAGGCCGGTGTCGTCGTCAAGGCCGACACCATCGAGGAACTGGCGGAGCTCACCAACCTGCCCGTCGATGAGCTCAAGGCCACCATCGAGCGCTTCAACGGCTTCGCCCGCAGCGGTGTCGACGAGGACTTCGGCCGCGGCAACAGCGCCTACGACCGGTACTACGGCGACCCGACCAACAAGCCGAACCCGAACCTGGGCGAGATCAAGCACGGCCCGTTCTACGCGGCCAAGATGGTGCCCGGCGACCTCGGCACCAAGGGCGGCATCGTCACCGACATCCACGGCCGCGCGCTGCGGGAAGACGGCTCGGTGATCGAGGGCCTGTACGCATCTGGCAACGTCAGTGGACCGGTGATGGGTCACACCTACCCGGGCCCCGGCGGGACCATCGGCCCCGCCATGACCTTCGGATACCTCGCGGCACTGCACGTGGCAGGAAAGGGCTGACATGCCGATCAATCTCGATGAGGCCATCGGCGCCGAATTGGCGCCCGTCGAATTCTCGTGGAGCAGCAGCGATGTGCAGCTGTACCACCTGGGCCTGGGTGCCGGCGCGGACCCGATGAGCGAGCGCGAGCTGCGCTACCTGATCGACGACAAGCCGCAGGTGCTGCCGACCTTCGGCAACGTGGCGCAGAGCTTCCACGAGACCAAGGCGCCGACGGTCAAGTTCCCGGGCATCGACATCGAGCTCAGCCGGGTGCTGCACGCCAGCGAGGCCATCTACACCGACGCGCCGATCCCGCCGTCAGGCACGGGCCGTGCCGTCACCAAGTTCACCGAGATCTGGGACAAGGGCAAGGCCGCGGTCATCTGGTCGGAGACCACCGTGACCACCCTCGACGGCGCTCCGCTGTGGAAGCAGAAGCGGTCCATCTTCGCCCGCGGCGAGGGCGGCTTCGGTGGCGACCGCGGTCCGTCGACCTCGGCTGCCGAGCCCGACCGGGCGCCGGACCTGCAGATCGCGCTGCCGACGCTGCCGCAGCAGGCACTGCTGTACCGGCTCTGCGGCGACCGCAACCCGCTGCACTCGGACCCGGCGTTCGCCAAGGCCGCCGGCTTCGACCGCCCGATCCTGCACGGCCTGTGCACCTACGGCATCGGCTGCAAGGCCATCGTCGACAACGTGCTCGACGGCGACGCCGGCCGGGTCCGGTCCTACGGCGCGCGCTTCGCGGGCACCGTGATCCCGGGTGAAACCCTGCAGGCCAACCTTTGGCGTGACGGTGAACGAATCACCGGCGTGCTGACGGCACCGAGCCGGGACAATGTCGTCGTGCTTGCTGGAATCGAGCTCACCGCGTCCTGACCAGGACGTATTCGGAAGCGGCCGCTCATCCAGCGGCCGCTTTCGGCAAACCAGGGCCGGCGGTCGGGTCGCCGCCGGCGCGTCCGCCTCTATCCACAGCAGACGCTTAACCTGCTAGCTTTCGTAGTAGTCAGTAATTATCCAATTACTCGTGACTCAACTTCCGTGGGGGAAGCCGCCCGTCGGACGACTTGGAGACAAAGGAGCCACATCAACATGAGTACCCGCAAGATCACCATCGCCATCGGCGCAGCCGCCGCGTTCGGCCTGATCGCGACACCGTTCGCAGTGGCCGACCCCGCCCAGCCCGCAGGGGTGACGTCCGCACCCACCACGGTGGCGTTCGGCGCGGACGGCAAGCTCGTCGACGGGAACACCGTCGCGGAATGGCAGATCAGCAACCTCAAGCCCAGCACCGATGTGCTCTCGCAGCACCTCAACGGCACGCTGTGGGAAGCGACAGCGGAGTACACGGCCGAGCGCGGCAACTCGCAGCCGTTCGTGCCGAACCTGAACGCCCGCACCGCGGCCGGAGAGAACTACCGCGTGCTGTGGGGCGCTGCCACTCCGCAGGGCATCAACCCCGCCGGCCTCGCCGAAGGGCAAGAGTCCAAGGGCAAAATCTACTTCGACGTGACGGGCGCCGCTCCGACCAGCGTCGTCTACACGGACGGTGACCGCGAAGTGATCAAGTGGCAGGGCACCGAAGCCGCCACCGGTACCGCTCCCGCCGCTGCCCCGGCGCGTGGCACTGCTCCGGCCGCCACCACCCCGGCCCCGGCTGCCGCTCCCGCCGCCGCTCCTGCTGCCGCCCCGGCTGCTGCTCCCGCCGGTCTCGGCAGCGCCGTGCCCGGCGCCACCCCGGCCGGCGCTGTTCCGGCCGCCACGGGCACGCAGCCTCCGGCCGGCACCACCACCGGTGCGGTTCCGGCGGCTACGCCGAACGGTGAGACCCCTGCCGCGACCCCGGCCGGTACCCCGGCCCCGGCCGGCACTCCGGCAGTTGCTCCGGCCCCGGCCGGTACTCCGGCGGCGGCTCCGGCCCCGGCCGGTACTCCGGGCGCTGATGCTCCGATTCCGGCAGGTGCCCAGGTTCCGGCAGGTGCCCAGGTTCCGGCAGGAACCCCGGCCGGCACCCCCGCGGGTACCCCGGCGACGGCTCCGGCCGCCGGCCCGGCTCCCGAGGCCGCTCCGATTCCCACCGCCGCCGAAAGCGGCCCGGGCACCGCTGCCACCGCCGGTGGCGCTGTCTCGCAGGCTCCGCTGACCCCGGCACCGGCTCCGGGCCCGAGCCAGGCCATCGCCGGCCAGCCCGCCTCCAGCGCGGGTCAGGGCACCGCCACCCCGGCCGGTAACCAGCAGGCCGCTCCGGCTACTCCGGTCACTCCGACCCCGGCCCCGGCACCGGCCTCCTAACGGTCAACCATCGAAATTGGGGCCAGTCGCGAGCATCGCGACTGGCCCCAATTTCGTTGTCCGGCTTGTTGTTTCAGGAACTACATCTGACGGCCGACGTCACCGCCACGCTGCGGCGGCGGAGCCACCGGGGCGACGGGCGCCGGACCGGCGTTGTGCGAACCGGCGCTGGGACCCGCCGCCGGCGGCGCCGCCTGGGCCGGAGCGGACGTGTGCCGACGGGAGTCGCGGGCGTCCTGCTGGGCCTCCCGGCGATCCTGCTGGGACTGCCGGTTGTCCTGCTGTTGCTGACGGGCGTCCTGCTGGGACTGCCGGTCGTTCTGCTGGTTCTCCCGGGCATCCTGCTGCGCCTGGCGCTGCTCTGGCGACATGGGGGCGCCACCGCCGCCCGGCCCGCCGGGCTGGCCCTCCGGCGGTTCCCCGCCCGGCATGCCGCCTTCCTTGCCGCCGCCCTTGCCCATGGCCTGCTGGATCATCTGACCGAACTGGCCGGCCTGCTGGCCGAGTTGGCCCATGCCGCCGCCCTGGCCCGCCATCTGACCGGCCTGCTGACCCATCTGCCCAAGCTGGCCGAGCATCTGCCCCATCTGGCCGACGCCCTCGCCGCCCTTGCTGTCGGCATTGTCGTAGGCCGACTGGGCCATGCCGACCTTGCCGGAGAACATGCCCTCCTTGGCCTGCAGCGACGCCACATTGGCGGTCATGTCGGCTGCCATGGCCGGCAGGATCGCGGCGATGGTCGCGCTCATGGCGTCCTCGCCGGGCTGGATCATCGGCATGTCAGGCAGCTCGACGGAAGCCGTGTTCCAGCTGATGTTGTCCGGTGTCTGCATCATCGACATCAGATATCCCCCCTACTCATTCACCAGTCGTCGTCGACGTCTTCGT encodes the following:
- a CDS encoding acetaldehyde dehydrogenase (acetylating) — encoded protein: MPSKASVAIVGSGNISTDLLYKLLRSDWLEPRWMIGIDPDSEGLARARKLGLETSADGADWLLAQSEKPDFIFEATSAYVHKAYAPRYEEAGIRAIDLTPAAVGPGVIPPANLRAHLDSMNVNMVTCGGQATIPMVYAVSRAVEAQGGVPYAEIVASVSSASAGPGTRANIDEFTKTTSAGVRNIGGARDGKAIIILNPAEPPMIMRDTIFCAIPEDADHAAITQSVKDVVAEVQTYVPGYRLLNEPQFDEPSVVNGGQHVVSIFVEVEGAGDYLPTYAGNLDIMTAAATKVGEEIAKEIVGVKA
- a CDS encoding 2-keto-4-pentenoate hydratase, producing MLSDNVRAELAAALAQAERSRVAMSPMTDTYADIDVVDAYEIQLLNIRQRVAEGARVVGHKVGLSSEAMQKMMNVDEPDYGHLLDDMQVFEDKPVLTSKYLLPRVEVEVGFVLADDLPGAGCTEDDVLAATAAFAPAIELIDTRITNWQVKLCDTIADNASSAGWVLGKERVSPKDIDIRNIDAVLKCNGEVLGEGRSDAVLGNPVTAVAWLARKVDQFGVRLKAGDVVLPGACMRAFDAKPGDDFVAEFAGLGSVHLSFA
- the kstD gene encoding 3-oxosteroid 1-dehydrogenase, producing the protein MTGQEYDVVVVGSGAAGMVAALTAAHQGLSTVVVEKAPHYGGSTARSGGGVWIPNNEILQRAGVKDTPEAARTYLHKIVGDVVPAEKIDTYLQRGPEMLSFVLKNSPLKLCWVPNYSDYYPEVEGGRAGGRSVEPKPFNAKKLGVDEKGLEPAYGKVPLNMVVMQQDYVRLNQLKRHPRGVLRSLKVGIRATWAGATGKNLVGMGRALIAPLRIGLQKAGVPVQLNTALTDLYYENGRVAGIYVRDTNAPESAEPQLIRARRAVILGSGGFEKNQEMRTKYQRQPITTDWTVGAKANTGDGILAAEKLGAALEIMEDAWWGPTVPLPDNPWFALSERNSPGSIIVNMNGKRFMNESMPYVEACHHMYGGQYGQGEGPGENVPAWLLFDQQYRNRYIFAGLQPGQRIPKKWTEAGVVVKADTIEELAELTNLPVDELKATIERFNGFARSGVDEDFGRGNSAYDRYYGDPTNKPNPNLGEIKHGPFYAAKMVPGDLGTKGGIVTDIHGRALREDGSVIEGLYASGNVSGPVMGHTYPGPGGTIGPAMTFGYLAALHVAGKG
- a CDS encoding MaoC family dehydratase produces the protein MPINLDEAIGAELAPVEFSWSSSDVQLYHLGLGAGADPMSERELRYLIDDKPQVLPTFGNVAQSFHETKAPTVKFPGIDIELSRVLHASEAIYTDAPIPPSGTGRAVTKFTEIWDKGKAAVIWSETTVTTLDGAPLWKQKRSIFARGEGGFGGDRGPSTSAAEPDRAPDLQIALPTLPQQALLYRLCGDRNPLHSDPAFAKAAGFDRPILHGLCTYGIGCKAIVDNVLDGDAGRVRSYGARFAGTVIPGETLQANLWRDGERITGVLTAPSRDNVVVLAGIELTAS
- a CDS encoding DUF1942 domain-containing protein, with amino-acid sequence MSTRKITIAIGAAAAFGLIATPFAVADPAQPAGVTSAPTTVAFGADGKLVDGNTVAEWQISNLKPSTDVLSQHLNGTLWEATAEYTAERGNSQPFVPNLNARTAAGENYRVLWGAATPQGINPAGLAEGQESKGKIYFDVTGAAPTSVVYTDGDREVIKWQGTEAATGTAPAAAPARGTAPAATTPAPAAAPAAAPAAAPAAAPAGLGSAVPGATPAGAVPAATGTQPPAGTTTGAVPAATPNGETPAATPAGTPAPAGTPAVAPAPAGTPAAAPAPAGTPGADAPIPAGAQVPAGAQVPAGTPAGTPAGTPATAPAAGPAPEAAPIPTAAESGPGTAATAGGAVSQAPLTPAPAPGPSQAIAGQPASSAGQGTATPAGNQQAAPATPVTPTPAPAPAS